One region of Hemiscyllium ocellatum isolate sHemOce1 chromosome 32, sHemOce1.pat.X.cur, whole genome shotgun sequence genomic DNA includes:
- the snf8 gene encoding vacuolar-sorting protein SNF8 encodes MHRRGVGAGAIAKKKLAEAKYKERGTVMAEDQLAQMSKQLEMFKTHLEEFASKHKQEIRKSSEFRVQFQDMCATIGVDPLASGKGFWSEMLGVGDFYYELGVQIIEVCLALKHRNGGLITLDELHQRVLKGRGKFAQDVSQDDLIRAIKKLKSLGNGFSIIPMGGGYLVQSVPAELNMDHTVVLQIAEKNGYVTVSEIKSSLKWDAERTKQVLEHLLKEGLAWIDKQAPEEPQYWLPALFSDLYSQDVTPEEADASLP; translated from the exons ATGCACCGCAGGGGAGTTGGAGCCGGCGCCATCGCCAAGAAGAAACTCGCAGAA GCTAAGTATAAAGAGCGAGGAACAGTGATGGCTGAGGATCAGCTGGCTCAG ATGTCAAAGCAGCTGGAAATGTTCAAGACCCATCTGGAGGAATTTGCCAGCAAACACAAACAGGAGATTCGGAAAAGCTCAGAGTTCCGTGTTCAGTTTCAGGATATGTGTGCAACAATTGGCGTGGACCCTCTTGCCT CTGGCAAAGGATTCTGGTCCGAGATGCTGGGTGTCGGTGACTTCTACTATGAACTGGGAGTgcaaattattgaagtgtgtCTGGCTCTGAAACACAGAAATGGAG GTCTGATCACATTGGACGAGCTGCACCAGCGCGTGCTGAAAGGTAGAGGCAAGTTTGCCCAGGATGTCAGTCA GGACGATCTCATTCGGGCCATCAAAAAACTGAAATCCTTGGGGAATGGTTTCAGTATAATCCCAATGGGAGGTGGATACCTGGTACAGTCTGTCCCCGCAGAACTGAATATGGATCATACAGTGGTGCTGCAGATTGCAGAG AAGAATGGGTAtgtaacagtcagtgaaattaAGTCCAGCCTGAAGTGGGATGCTGAACGTACTAAGCAAGTACTG GAACATTTGTTGAAAGAAGGCTTGGCGTGGATAGATAAACAAGCTCCTGAAGAGCCTCAATACTGGTTACCTGCACTCTTTTCCGATCTATACTCCCAAGATGTCACTCCTGAAGAAGCTGATGCAAGTTTGCCATGA